Proteins encoded within one genomic window of Manis pentadactyla isolate mManPen7 chromosome 4, mManPen7.hap1, whole genome shotgun sequence:
- the RNF112 gene encoding RING finger protein 112 isoform X3 yields the protein MPRSALSVVSFCHWLGKQERKRSFMGNSSNSWSHTPFPKLELSLGSRPAAPRELPACCICLERLHEPIALDCGHDFCTQCFSTHRLPGCGPPCCPECRKICKQKKGLRSLGEKMKLLPQRPLPPVLQESGEGSWPRGGGSLQGFRWGANGLTKGIWMWSHPFLLGKEGKKVAVFLVDSGDTMSPELSRETRTKLCALTTMLSSYQILNTSQELKDTDLEYLEMFVHVAEVMGRHYGMVPIQHLDLLVRDSSHPNKAGQRHLGDIIQLGVLPVTSQKSSGKYPKVQELLQGRRACCYLLPALGRRWASKGHGSPGDADDGFRHLRAYVAEVLSAAPQHAKSRCPGYWSEGRPVARGDRRLLTGQQLAQEIKNLSGWMGRTGAGCASPDEMAAQLHDLRTAEAAKKEFEEFVRQQDVATKRIFSALRVLPDTMRNLLSTQKDAILARHGVALRCKGREQTLEALEAELQAEAKVFMDSYTVRFCGHLAAVGGAVGAGLMGLAGGVVGAGMAAAALAAEAGMVAAGAAVGATGAAVVGGGVGAGLAATVGCLEKEEDERVQEGDREPLLQEE from the exons ATGCCGAGGTCCGCCTTGTCAGTCGTTTCCTTCTGTCACTGGCTTGGCAAACAG gagaggaAACGGAGCTTCATGGGAAACAGCAGCAACAGTTG GTCCCACACACCATTCCCCAAGTTGGAGCTGAGCCTGGGGTCCCGGCCCGCGGCACCCCGGGAGCTTCCTGCCTGCTGCATCTGCCTGGAGAGGCTGCATGAGCCCATTGCGCTGGACTGTGGCCATGACTTCTGCACGCAGTGCTTCAGCACGCACCGCCTCCCAGGCTGCGGGCCACCCTGCTGCCCGGAGTGCCGGAAGATATGCAAGCAGAAGAAGGGGCTGCGGAGTCTGGGGGAGAAGATGAAGCTCCTGCCACAGAGGCCGCTGCCCCCCGTGCTGCAG GAGTCTGGCGAGGGCAGCTGGCCGAGAGGAGGGGGGTCCCTGCAGGGGTTCAGATGGGGTGCCAATGGTCTCACCAAGGGCATCTGGATGTGGAGCCACCCCTTCCTGCTTGGGAAGGAGGGCAAGAAG GTGGCTGTGTTCCTGGTGGACTCGGGGGACACTATGAGCCCTGAACTGAGCAGAGAAACCAGGACCAAGCTCTGTGCTCTCACCACGATGCTGAGCTCCTACCAG ATCCTCAACACCTCCCAGGAGCTGAAAGATACAGACTTGGAATATCTGGAG ATGTTTGTCCACGTGGCTGAGGTGATGGGCCGGCATTATGGGATGGTGCCAATCCAG CACCTGGATCTCTTAGTTCGAGACTCCTCCCACCCCAACAAGGCAGGGCAGCGACACCTGGGTGATATCATCCAG CTCGGAGTTCTTCCCGTCACCTCCCAGAAATCCTCTGGCAAGTACCCCAAGGTTCAGGAGCTGCTCCAGGGGAGGCGAGCCTGCTGTTACCTCCTGCCGGCTCTGGGGAGGCGGTGGGCGAGCAAAGGCCACGGAAGCCCGGGAG ACGCAGATGACGGGTTCCGCCACCTCCGCGCCTATGTCGCCGAGGTGCTGAGTGCGGCCCCCCAGCACGCCAAGAGCCGCTGCCCGGGCTACTGGAGCGAGGGGCGCCCGGTGGCCAGGGGGGACCGGCGTCTGCTCACCGGGCAACAGTTAGCTCAGGAAATCAAG AACCTCTCGGGCTGGATGGGGAGGACGGGCGCCGGGTGTGCCTCTCCGGATGAG ATGGCCGCCCAGCTGCACGACCTGAGGACCGCGGAAGCTGCCAAGAAGGAGTTTGAGGAGTTCGTGCGGCAGCAG GACGTGGCCACCAAGCGCATATTCTCCGCGCTCCGGGTGCTGCCCGACACCATGCGGAACCTCCTCTCCACCCAGAAAGACGCCATCCTGGCGCGCCACGGCGTGGCCCTGCGGTGCAAGGGCCGGGAGCAGACCCTCGAGGCCCTGGAGGCAGAGCTGCAGGCCGAGGCCAAGGTCTTCATGGACTCGTACACCGTGCGCTTCTGCGGCCACCTGGCGGCTGTGGGGGGCGCCGTGGGTGCCGGGCTCATGGGCCTGGCGGGGGGCGTAGTGGGCGCCGGTATGGCAGCCGCGGCGCTGGCTGCTGAGGCCGGGATGGTGGCAGCTGGTGCCGCGGTGGGGGCCACGGGGGCCGCCGTGGTCGGGGGCGGCGTAGGTGCTGGGCTGGCTGCCACAGTGGGCTgcctggagaaggaggaggaCGAGAGGGTGCAGGAAGGGGACCGAGAGCCCCTGCTCCAGGAAGAGTGA
- the RNF112 gene encoding RING finger protein 112 isoform X4: MPRSALSVVSFCHWLGKQERKRSFMGNSSNSWSHTPFPKLELSLGSRPAAPRELPACCICLERLHEPIALDCGHDFCTQCFSTHRLPGCGPPCCPECRKICKQKKGLRSLGEKMKLLPQRPLPPVLQVAVFLVDSGDTMSPELSRETRTKLCALTTMLSSYQILNTSQELKDTDLEYLEMFVHVAEVMGRHYGMVPIQHLDLLVRDSSHPNKAGQRHLGDIIQLGVLPVTSQKSSGKYPKVQELLQGRRACCYLLPALGRRWASKGHGSPGDADDGFRHLRAYVAEVLSAAPQHAKSRCPGYWSEGRPVARGDRRLLTGQQLAQEIKNLSGWMGRTGAGCASPDEMAAQLHDLRTAEAAKKEFEEFVRQQDVATKRIFSALRVLPDTMRNLLSTQKDAILARHGVALRCKGREQTLEALEAELQAEAKVFMDSYTVRFCGHLAAVGGAVGAGLMGLAGGVVGAGMAAAALAAEAGMVAAGAAVGATGAAVVGGGVGAGLAATVGCLEKEEDERVQEGDREPLLQEE, encoded by the exons ATGCCGAGGTCCGCCTTGTCAGTCGTTTCCTTCTGTCACTGGCTTGGCAAACAG gagaggaAACGGAGCTTCATGGGAAACAGCAGCAACAGTTG GTCCCACACACCATTCCCCAAGTTGGAGCTGAGCCTGGGGTCCCGGCCCGCGGCACCCCGGGAGCTTCCTGCCTGCTGCATCTGCCTGGAGAGGCTGCATGAGCCCATTGCGCTGGACTGTGGCCATGACTTCTGCACGCAGTGCTTCAGCACGCACCGCCTCCCAGGCTGCGGGCCACCCTGCTGCCCGGAGTGCCGGAAGATATGCAAGCAGAAGAAGGGGCTGCGGAGTCTGGGGGAGAAGATGAAGCTCCTGCCACAGAGGCCGCTGCCCCCCGTGCTGCAG GTGGCTGTGTTCCTGGTGGACTCGGGGGACACTATGAGCCCTGAACTGAGCAGAGAAACCAGGACCAAGCTCTGTGCTCTCACCACGATGCTGAGCTCCTACCAG ATCCTCAACACCTCCCAGGAGCTGAAAGATACAGACTTGGAATATCTGGAG ATGTTTGTCCACGTGGCTGAGGTGATGGGCCGGCATTATGGGATGGTGCCAATCCAG CACCTGGATCTCTTAGTTCGAGACTCCTCCCACCCCAACAAGGCAGGGCAGCGACACCTGGGTGATATCATCCAG CTCGGAGTTCTTCCCGTCACCTCCCAGAAATCCTCTGGCAAGTACCCCAAGGTTCAGGAGCTGCTCCAGGGGAGGCGAGCCTGCTGTTACCTCCTGCCGGCTCTGGGGAGGCGGTGGGCGAGCAAAGGCCACGGAAGCCCGGGAG ACGCAGATGACGGGTTCCGCCACCTCCGCGCCTATGTCGCCGAGGTGCTGAGTGCGGCCCCCCAGCACGCCAAGAGCCGCTGCCCGGGCTACTGGAGCGAGGGGCGCCCGGTGGCCAGGGGGGACCGGCGTCTGCTCACCGGGCAACAGTTAGCTCAGGAAATCAAG AACCTCTCGGGCTGGATGGGGAGGACGGGCGCCGGGTGTGCCTCTCCGGATGAG ATGGCCGCCCAGCTGCACGACCTGAGGACCGCGGAAGCTGCCAAGAAGGAGTTTGAGGAGTTCGTGCGGCAGCAG GACGTGGCCACCAAGCGCATATTCTCCGCGCTCCGGGTGCTGCCCGACACCATGCGGAACCTCCTCTCCACCCAGAAAGACGCCATCCTGGCGCGCCACGGCGTGGCCCTGCGGTGCAAGGGCCGGGAGCAGACCCTCGAGGCCCTGGAGGCAGAGCTGCAGGCCGAGGCCAAGGTCTTCATGGACTCGTACACCGTGCGCTTCTGCGGCCACCTGGCGGCTGTGGGGGGCGCCGTGGGTGCCGGGCTCATGGGCCTGGCGGGGGGCGTAGTGGGCGCCGGTATGGCAGCCGCGGCGCTGGCTGCTGAGGCCGGGATGGTGGCAGCTGGTGCCGCGGTGGGGGCCACGGGGGCCGCCGTGGTCGGGGGCGGCGTAGGTGCTGGGCTGGCTGCCACAGTGGGCTgcctggagaaggaggaggaCGAGAGGGTGCAGGAAGGGGACCGAGAGCCCCTGCTCCAGGAAGAGTGA
- the RNF112 gene encoding RING finger protein 112 isoform X2 → MPRSALSVVSFCHWLGKQERKRSFMGNSSNSWSHTPFPKLELSLGSRPAAPRELPACCICLERLHEPIALDCGHDFCTQCFSTHRLPGCGPPCCPECRKICKQKKGLRSLGEKMKLLPQRPLPPVLQEACAVRAEPLLLVRINASGGLILRMGAINRCLKHPLARDTPVCLLAVLGEPHSGKTFLLNHLLQSLPGLESGEGSWPRGGGSLQGFRWGANGLTKGIWMWSHPFLLGKEGKKVAVFLVDSGDTMSPELSRETRTKLCALTTMLSSYQILNTSQELKDTDLEYLEMFVHVAEVMGRHYGMVPIQHLDLLVRDSSHPNKAGQRHLGDIIQKSSGKYPKVQELLQGRRACCYLLPALGRRWASKGHGSPGDADDGFRHLRAYVAEVLSAAPQHAKSRCPGYWSEGRPVARGDRRLLTGQQLAQEIKNLSGWMGRTGAGCASPDEMAAQLHDLRTAEAAKKEFEEFVRQQDVATKRIFSALRVLPDTMRNLLSTQKDAILARHGVALRCKGREQTLEALEAELQAEAKVFMDSYTVRFCGHLAAVGGAVGAGLMGLAGGVVGAGMAAAALAAEAGMVAAGAAVGATGAAVVGGGVGAGLAATVGCLEKEEDERVQEGDREPLLQEE, encoded by the exons ATGCCGAGGTCCGCCTTGTCAGTCGTTTCCTTCTGTCACTGGCTTGGCAAACAG gagaggaAACGGAGCTTCATGGGAAACAGCAGCAACAGTTG GTCCCACACACCATTCCCCAAGTTGGAGCTGAGCCTGGGGTCCCGGCCCGCGGCACCCCGGGAGCTTCCTGCCTGCTGCATCTGCCTGGAGAGGCTGCATGAGCCCATTGCGCTGGACTGTGGCCATGACTTCTGCACGCAGTGCTTCAGCACGCACCGCCTCCCAGGCTGCGGGCCACCCTGCTGCCCGGAGTGCCGGAAGATATGCAAGCAGAAGAAGGGGCTGCGGAGTCTGGGGGAGAAGATGAAGCTCCTGCCACAGAGGCCGCTGCCCCCCGTGCTGCAG GAGGCCTGTGCCGTGAGGGCAGAGCCCCTGCTGCTGGTGCGAATCAACGCGTCTGGAGGCCTCATCCTGAGGATGGGTGCCATCAACCGCTGCCTGAAGCACCCCCTGGCCAGGGACACCCCCGTCTGCCTCCTGGCTGTCCTGGGGGAGCCGCACTCAGGGAAGACCTTCCTCCTCAACCACTTGCTCCAGAGCTTGCCGGGCCtg GAGTCTGGCGAGGGCAGCTGGCCGAGAGGAGGGGGGTCCCTGCAGGGGTTCAGATGGGGTGCCAATGGTCTCACCAAGGGCATCTGGATGTGGAGCCACCCCTTCCTGCTTGGGAAGGAGGGCAAGAAG GTGGCTGTGTTCCTGGTGGACTCGGGGGACACTATGAGCCCTGAACTGAGCAGAGAAACCAGGACCAAGCTCTGTGCTCTCACCACGATGCTGAGCTCCTACCAG ATCCTCAACACCTCCCAGGAGCTGAAAGATACAGACTTGGAATATCTGGAG ATGTTTGTCCACGTGGCTGAGGTGATGGGCCGGCATTATGGGATGGTGCCAATCCAG CACCTGGATCTCTTAGTTCGAGACTCCTCCCACCCCAACAAGGCAGGGCAGCGACACCTGGGTGATATCATCCAG AAATCCTCTGGCAAGTACCCCAAGGTTCAGGAGCTGCTCCAGGGGAGGCGAGCCTGCTGTTACCTCCTGCCGGCTCTGGGGAGGCGGTGGGCGAGCAAAGGCCACGGAAGCCCGGGAG ACGCAGATGACGGGTTCCGCCACCTCCGCGCCTATGTCGCCGAGGTGCTGAGTGCGGCCCCCCAGCACGCCAAGAGCCGCTGCCCGGGCTACTGGAGCGAGGGGCGCCCGGTGGCCAGGGGGGACCGGCGTCTGCTCACCGGGCAACAGTTAGCTCAGGAAATCAAG AACCTCTCGGGCTGGATGGGGAGGACGGGCGCCGGGTGTGCCTCTCCGGATGAG ATGGCCGCCCAGCTGCACGACCTGAGGACCGCGGAAGCTGCCAAGAAGGAGTTTGAGGAGTTCGTGCGGCAGCAG GACGTGGCCACCAAGCGCATATTCTCCGCGCTCCGGGTGCTGCCCGACACCATGCGGAACCTCCTCTCCACCCAGAAAGACGCCATCCTGGCGCGCCACGGCGTGGCCCTGCGGTGCAAGGGCCGGGAGCAGACCCTCGAGGCCCTGGAGGCAGAGCTGCAGGCCGAGGCCAAGGTCTTCATGGACTCGTACACCGTGCGCTTCTGCGGCCACCTGGCGGCTGTGGGGGGCGCCGTGGGTGCCGGGCTCATGGGCCTGGCGGGGGGCGTAGTGGGCGCCGGTATGGCAGCCGCGGCGCTGGCTGCTGAGGCCGGGATGGTGGCAGCTGGTGCCGCGGTGGGGGCCACGGGGGCCGCCGTGGTCGGGGGCGGCGTAGGTGCTGGGCTGGCTGCCACAGTGGGCTgcctggagaaggaggaggaCGAGAGGGTGCAGGAAGGGGACCGAGAGCCCCTGCTCCAGGAAGAGTGA
- the RNF112 gene encoding RING finger protein 112 isoform X1, whose amino-acid sequence MPRSALSVVSFCHWLGKQERKRSFMGNSSNSWSHTPFPKLELSLGSRPAAPRELPACCICLERLHEPIALDCGHDFCTQCFSTHRLPGCGPPCCPECRKICKQKKGLRSLGEKMKLLPQRPLPPVLQEACAVRAEPLLLVRINASGGLILRMGAINRCLKHPLARDTPVCLLAVLGEPHSGKTFLLNHLLQSLPGLESGEGSWPRGGGSLQGFRWGANGLTKGIWMWSHPFLLGKEGKKVAVFLVDSGDTMSPELSRETRTKLCALTTMLSSYQILNTSQELKDTDLEYLEMFVHVAEVMGRHYGMVPIQHLDLLVRDSSHPNKAGQRHLGDIIQLGVLPVTSQKSSGKYPKVQELLQGRRACCYLLPALGRRWASKGHGSPGDADDGFRHLRAYVAEVLSAAPQHAKSRCPGYWSEGRPVARGDRRLLTGQQLAQEIKNLSGWMGRTGAGCASPDEMAAQLHDLRTAEAAKKEFEEFVRQQDVATKRIFSALRVLPDTMRNLLSTQKDAILARHGVALRCKGREQTLEALEAELQAEAKVFMDSYTVRFCGHLAAVGGAVGAGLMGLAGGVVGAGMAAAALAAEAGMVAAGAAVGATGAAVVGGGVGAGLAATVGCLEKEEDERVQEGDREPLLQEE is encoded by the exons ATGCCGAGGTCCGCCTTGTCAGTCGTTTCCTTCTGTCACTGGCTTGGCAAACAG gagaggaAACGGAGCTTCATGGGAAACAGCAGCAACAGTTG GTCCCACACACCATTCCCCAAGTTGGAGCTGAGCCTGGGGTCCCGGCCCGCGGCACCCCGGGAGCTTCCTGCCTGCTGCATCTGCCTGGAGAGGCTGCATGAGCCCATTGCGCTGGACTGTGGCCATGACTTCTGCACGCAGTGCTTCAGCACGCACCGCCTCCCAGGCTGCGGGCCACCCTGCTGCCCGGAGTGCCGGAAGATATGCAAGCAGAAGAAGGGGCTGCGGAGTCTGGGGGAGAAGATGAAGCTCCTGCCACAGAGGCCGCTGCCCCCCGTGCTGCAG GAGGCCTGTGCCGTGAGGGCAGAGCCCCTGCTGCTGGTGCGAATCAACGCGTCTGGAGGCCTCATCCTGAGGATGGGTGCCATCAACCGCTGCCTGAAGCACCCCCTGGCCAGGGACACCCCCGTCTGCCTCCTGGCTGTCCTGGGGGAGCCGCACTCAGGGAAGACCTTCCTCCTCAACCACTTGCTCCAGAGCTTGCCGGGCCtg GAGTCTGGCGAGGGCAGCTGGCCGAGAGGAGGGGGGTCCCTGCAGGGGTTCAGATGGGGTGCCAATGGTCTCACCAAGGGCATCTGGATGTGGAGCCACCCCTTCCTGCTTGGGAAGGAGGGCAAGAAG GTGGCTGTGTTCCTGGTGGACTCGGGGGACACTATGAGCCCTGAACTGAGCAGAGAAACCAGGACCAAGCTCTGTGCTCTCACCACGATGCTGAGCTCCTACCAG ATCCTCAACACCTCCCAGGAGCTGAAAGATACAGACTTGGAATATCTGGAG ATGTTTGTCCACGTGGCTGAGGTGATGGGCCGGCATTATGGGATGGTGCCAATCCAG CACCTGGATCTCTTAGTTCGAGACTCCTCCCACCCCAACAAGGCAGGGCAGCGACACCTGGGTGATATCATCCAG CTCGGAGTTCTTCCCGTCACCTCCCAGAAATCCTCTGGCAAGTACCCCAAGGTTCAGGAGCTGCTCCAGGGGAGGCGAGCCTGCTGTTACCTCCTGCCGGCTCTGGGGAGGCGGTGGGCGAGCAAAGGCCACGGAAGCCCGGGAG ACGCAGATGACGGGTTCCGCCACCTCCGCGCCTATGTCGCCGAGGTGCTGAGTGCGGCCCCCCAGCACGCCAAGAGCCGCTGCCCGGGCTACTGGAGCGAGGGGCGCCCGGTGGCCAGGGGGGACCGGCGTCTGCTCACCGGGCAACAGTTAGCTCAGGAAATCAAG AACCTCTCGGGCTGGATGGGGAGGACGGGCGCCGGGTGTGCCTCTCCGGATGAG ATGGCCGCCCAGCTGCACGACCTGAGGACCGCGGAAGCTGCCAAGAAGGAGTTTGAGGAGTTCGTGCGGCAGCAG GACGTGGCCACCAAGCGCATATTCTCCGCGCTCCGGGTGCTGCCCGACACCATGCGGAACCTCCTCTCCACCCAGAAAGACGCCATCCTGGCGCGCCACGGCGTGGCCCTGCGGTGCAAGGGCCGGGAGCAGACCCTCGAGGCCCTGGAGGCAGAGCTGCAGGCCGAGGCCAAGGTCTTCATGGACTCGTACACCGTGCGCTTCTGCGGCCACCTGGCGGCTGTGGGGGGCGCCGTGGGTGCCGGGCTCATGGGCCTGGCGGGGGGCGTAGTGGGCGCCGGTATGGCAGCCGCGGCGCTGGCTGCTGAGGCCGGGATGGTGGCAGCTGGTGCCGCGGTGGGGGCCACGGGGGCCGCCGTGGTCGGGGGCGGCGTAGGTGCTGGGCTGGCTGCCACAGTGGGCTgcctggagaaggaggaggaCGAGAGGGTGCAGGAAGGGGACCGAGAGCCCCTGCTCCAGGAAGAGTGA